In Pempheris klunzingeri isolate RE-2024b chromosome 5, fPemKlu1.hap1, whole genome shotgun sequence, the DNA window CATAGGTTTTGGGTGTAAAAATGAAAGCTGCAAAACAAGCAGTCAGTAAAGCTCTCAGATGAATATAAAACTGTAATTTGTAATATTAGCCTGTGGAATCTGGTGAAGAAAAGATAAATAGAATGACAGTACCAGCAGTGAGGTTACTAtttggaggaggcagaggacaTTTGAATGTTTACCCTAGTGAGTGAAGTGATGAGAGACCAGAGTGCAGAGACAAGAGAGGGGATTTAAGCCTAGATTTCTaactctccccctccccccaccccctggGAGCCTATTCCAAACAAGAAATCAGAATCAAGTTATCTGTATACACCAAACAGTGTACAAAGACTTTACAACAAACAAGGGAATAGGATGTGATGTAGCAGTTTTACAGAAACTCTACTGTGGATTTTATTCTTCATAATGCTGCATGGTAAAAATCTTCCAAGGACACAGCTcacacaaaaaatataaaataacatgatCAGGATGAAAGTTTTAAGGCAACAGTCCATTGTTTTATCTCAACAATTCCCAACAAAGTTGTCTTTCCACCACGAATAAATATATTCTCTTTAATGGATCCAGGAGGCTCTCTGATTCTCTGTTTCTCTATGCGCTGTGTTCTGCTATGTATGGGAGCTTTACTGGGCGCTGGTGTACCTCGGATCTCGCTCCAGCTCCAGTGTCAGCGCTGTTTGCTGGGGTAAGAGTGGCTCTCTGTGTGCTCCATGCTTTAGTCTGGGTCTTCAAGGCCATctggtgaaaacagaaaacagagagccCAGTGTTATATATACTGTCACACAACAGTTTTTTCTCCAGCTGGACTTAGGCTTTGTATGGTATGATAAAACAATGGAGCACCTCAAAATCTTATCCCATTTTTAAGGGAGGTGGCAGAGATTCCTGGCTTTTAAGCAGGGAGCTGATTGTGTTTggggaaagaaaataaaagatggtTTACCTCAGCAATCCCAACCTTTCTCTCCCAAGTGTGAATGCTCTGCTGAAGCTTCTTGTGTCTGTCCTTTACGTTCATGTACTCTGTGATACCAGGAGCCTGATAATCTGTCATCTGGCGGCGCAGGTGTTTGTTGAGGGCCTCTGCCTTCAGACATTcctgaagaaagagaaaattaggTTGTAGGGATGGGGCATACATGGAAATAGTTTAAAGAGCAGGAGGTAAGTGTGGtttaaagaagaaataaagtgtTAACTAATGATGTGTTTCAGTCAATCCTATGTAATTTAATGCAAATTACTCTGCAACTCTTTGGTAACCACTAAACCAAACCATTTATGAGTTTCAGTCCTTACAGTTTGACCAAACAAACCTCCTCCACGTGCTGTATCTCCTCATCAATCTTTGCCAGCATCTGCTTCCTTTTGGTGATGTCATTGCTCAGCTCTGTGGACTCCTGTGTGACAATCTGCAGCTTCTcctgttgacacacacacaaacaaacacagaggtaAGAGCTAAATTCAAGGTGGTTTCGTACATCTACACCGAATTTAACTGATAAAATGATCTCAGTGaaatttctaaaaaataaaaacacatttttaatgagtCACCTTATGTGAACTGAGGACACGTTGTACTTTCAACTGATTCACTTTGAGCTCATCCGGGTTTTTGTCAATCCTCGGCTCGTTGTACTCCTGGAATATTTCCTGAAAACATGCGGCAACATAAATGTTGTATATACTGgcttgcaagaaaaaaaaacagattgagTAGTCCGATTCATTGTTCTCTTGCATAACAGTTTAACTCTAAAACTACACAATGGACTGATCAAGGCATAATTAATAGAAATCTACTTTCCCAATTTTCTTAGCCTCTGTGGATACATCCCCACACACCACTGTGTACCTCGTACTCTGATTTTCCCGTCTCTTTTttctgctggagctgcagctggagttTCTTCTCGTGGGCCTTCAGTGCCTGGTTCTTCAGATTAAACCTCTCCAACTGCGCGATCTGGATAAAAACATATGAATGTCTTGGaaaattgtgtaaaatgtttgaACTATGAGACGTGCATACatttaaactaattaaaacaaTTGACTTTGAACAgctgaaaatgtaattatatcTTTTGTAAGTTAACTTCAAATGAGGGGGTCAATTAGGGACTAAAGGatgtagagtgggtcgtccatgaatcggttcgatccccggctcctccaagTCCGCATGTCGAAGTGCAAAACATTGgaccccaacttgctcctgaagcacagtTTCAGTGTGGGAACATGTATGAAAGAATATTCTCCTCCAACTTGAATgttgtgtgaatggatgaatgaggatgtaatgtaaaagtgctttgaataGTCAAAATAACTAGGAAGACACTGTAcgaatacagaccatttaccatgaGTAGTATTAGTGGTTAATCTCAGAATCAATTTAAACGTAACTTTGCAAAGGTTGATAGACTCAACCTAAAGTTTTACCTTTGACTTGTCTTCAATGTACTGGAGCACCCTCTCAGGCTCCTTCATTTCCAGCCTGTTGTCCTTCATAGGTTTAAGCAGTCTGCATTCAAACTCGTTCTTAGCCTTCCTGATTTCTGTGAGACGCAATTCTGCCTCTTTCAGAGAGGCCTGCGAAGACAAAGCATACTGTAAGAGTGCATTTCTTTTGCTTGTTTGCTTATTTTGTGCCAGGGTGTGTTGTAACCTTGCAGTTGTCCTGAATTCTCTCGTATCTCTGTTTGAGTTTCTCCTGGTcttgctgtgtctctgtgactTCCCTCTGTGCCAAATAAAGTTTTTGTTCCAAAGTCAGCTGCTGGGGGCGATCTGAGATGTTGCCGCGGGACCTCCGCCTCCGTCCACGAACCTGGCAAGgcacatgtgcgcacacacacacgcatacacaaaATGATGTGGGGCTATCAGGAGTAAAGTGCAGAGAGGTCATCTACATGTCACGGTCACTGTCAAGATTTATTACTATGTTTAGAGTGACCAAAATCTGTTCTCCTGACGTTCATTTTCAGTGGGGAAACCTACCTACATACTGAGTGTAGTGCAGAAAGTACAGAAGTTACTGGGTAGCTCTTACCCCACCCTCCAGCTGCGAGGCTCCTGCATCTCCCCCAGTCTGGGACACCAGGTCCTGAGGATCCATGCGGCTGATGAACCGCTCAAACATGTCATTCTCTGCCAGCAGGGCTGCATAGGAACATCTTGGGTGGAAGTGAATAGCAGAAACTTCAAAGTCAGCTGCAGAAGAGGTTTGAAGCTAAAAGTTTGGTGGCTTAAACTGGAGAGGTAAACTCATATGTTTGGAGAGATGGGTCACAATTAATCCACCTGTCAAATTCTGGCGACATATTCACCCGcctctaagaaaaaaaaagttcatctTGTTATCTAGCAAGTAAGTAAAGAGAATTTCTAAATGTCAAATACTTCAATAGTATTTCAACATGTCATATTATGAGTCGTACTGTAACCTAGCGGAAGTTAAAGTGCATGAGACTACTTCTGACCCTCTATACACAGCTAATGTTTCTGAATATAGCTAGCTAGTTGTGTTTTAGCTTTAACTAGTACTGTTTAACTCCTATAACCATATTGCTCAACACCACAACTAACCGCTCTCTTAAGTTAGCATTAGCGGGCAACGTTAGCAGGTAGCTTCAGCTAGTCATCCATCTTTGAGTTAGCACACTTCACGGTGGAGCTACTTTGTACACACGAGGATGTCCttgaacatttattttcattacttcAGCTCTTCGACTTGGTTGTAGAGGAGTTCTTTATCTTCTTGTGTGACCtcctttcccttttcttccCTCGGCGAAGGCTCGTCCTCCATGGTTGCTAAGGTACACCGAAGCGGGGTGGTTGCTAGGGCTGGTGTTGCGTTCACGTGCTTTGGTAAACCTCTAAACTCTGTGAAGTTTGCAGCgagtaaacacagaaaagaaagcaaatcaaaattattatttattatgtgaaaatatgtgtGAAGCACATTCTGTCTGTTACATTCTATATCAACtataaaaaattcattttattctctttagACCCCATTTGATAACATCTGAcaatttaaagtgaaatatagATAAAGTTACTTATTTATAACATGGTAAAACATACTTCAATCAAAAAATGTTAAACCagttggaaaatgttcaaatttaaAGGCCTAATTTGTTTAAACTGCAACCCTTTATCAGAAGTATATGTCAACAGACGATACAAAGACAAAAGATTGAGATTAGAGCTGCAAATGCAAAGTTTTGTCAAGAAGTTTCCGACTTTAAAGCCCCAGACTTCCACACAGGTGTCGTGTCCAAATCAGACattttattaatgtgtgtgcacatatttctctcactctcctgaTGTTGTGCAACAGGACAACTCACACTTTTGTCACGTTGGTGCAACAAGTAGACTGACCTCGGCAGAACTCTGCACGAAAAATATCTCATGATGACAGCAAATTGCTGATGTGAAAAGTTACAGGGCACATGAGTAGAATTGGCACAGTCACTGTGTCTTAATTAAGAATTTAAATCGTAATGTCATCTTTAGCGTCATCTTTATTGTTGCCATATACTAAAGGGTGAGTGAGGATTTTAAACAAAATGGGAGTATACAACATATGATACTAATAGCAAATAGGCCTGTACACATGTTAGGGAAGATTATATCCCTGTTACtgcatgtttcagatgtttccctgctccaacacacctgattcacatcatcagctcttcatccagctctgcagaggcCTGATAAcgacccattcatttgaatcaggtgtgttggagctgGGAAACACCTAAACATGCAGGACGGTGGTCCTCCAGGATCAGGTTTGGACAACACCGGGAATAGATAGTTcgaccacaacaacaacaaaagccaAATGTTGCAACAATGCAAACTGTCCGTCATCGCTTCTGCACACAATTTGAACAGAAATAGTGGCGTCCACCAGCAACATTGAATTGAACAAAAGTATGGTGTTTAACTCCACATTAAggttactgtgtttttttctgtaagtCAATAATAACCCTGAGGAGACTGAAGGGGTCACAGCCAGCATTTCACATGTATGTCAAAGTTTGATAAGATAACAAGACGCAGCAGAATGTGGACATATTTatatcagaaaacacaaacactgtgaggATCGAACCAACCAAACGATGACAGCAGCATAAAACGATCATCATTACAAAACATGGCAGACACCTGAAACCtgaaatgctttattttttcagtttaacCCACAAACAATCACAGTGTATCATGTATGCCAGTGTGGGATCCATATCCTGTGATCCATGAGTATGACTATTAATAAAGTACTTGTTAAATCTCTAGAGGCCTTACTGAAACCAAATGGATATTTGAGAGCCTTTTTAGGGGTTAATTCAGTAAAATACTGATGTTACATTCCATTCATTATTCTAAACAGgtatttttatttccattttaatagaTTGAGACTTAATAGACTTGGGATACAGGGTATCTTTCTGATTTCACTACGCTTTGTTCCTTCTTCAACactgaatatatatttatacctTTCATTAATGACCTGTCTATCCGTGCTTTGCTCTCATCTTTCAGCTCGTTCTTCTCTCCAAATCTACGAAGGAGTATGATATGATTGAGATGAAACTTAAGAGCATCCAAAGGATCCAGAACCCCTCTCTCAATTGTAAATGACAATGTGAGCTCTAAAAAAACCTCTTAAAACCTCcctgtacactacctgctgaGCACCGAgcgtcacacagacacaggattAAACCGGTTTGTGAACATAGTGGAGTTCCTGAAGAATCAGATATTCTTCTCGGGAGCtagtagagaccaaaaacagaatttattgaatcaattaatgaaaaaaatgaaccaAGATCAATCAAAAGTAAATAATTAGTTGCAGGTCATCGCATTTATGTTTTctatattgtgtgttttcaggcagaAGGAGCAGATGAAGGCGAGGAACGGAGGGAGAGCTGTGAATGAGCAGTACTTGTTCCACGGGACAGATGAGTCCCTGATTGAGGCCATCTGTGAGCAAAACTTTGACTGGAGGATGTGTGGTGTCCACGGTACGGCCTACGGCAAAGGTACAGCCTGACAGCTTCAGCAGCCACTACAGTGACACCATGAATATACAGTActgacagttgtgtttgtgagcaGTGAACTGTGGAAATCCAGCTTTATCAGGGAGAAAAATCAGCATACTTCACCATGGCAGTAAATCAGAACCCATCCTAATTTTTCTTTGGGGCTGTGTCAGCAGTAACACTTTGGTATCTTTCAGGGAGCTACTTTGCCAGAGATGCCTCCTACTCAGACAGATATGCCAGGGCCAAAGGAAACCTGAACAAGATCATGTTTGCTGCTCTGATCCTGGTGGGGGAGTACGTCAGGGGAAACAGCAGCTATGAGCATCAATTAATgattgaaagagaaaatgagcacGTTGTGGTTTTTAGATGTGAATTCAACTCCACAATAATCCTGAGGAGACGAAACGAAACCAGCCCATAATAAAGTGAGTTAaggataaataaatacacagttaAGTTAGATTTCTCCCCTCATCGCCCACAACTCAATGTCCCCCAAAGTGTTAAtttgagaaacaaaaaaaccaaaacaacttATACCTACATAACCTGTCTGGGCAGACCTatcactgttttttctgtcactgtttcaTCGCCTCTGGTTCtttacagtttcagtttcatttctcGGTAAGCGGACGTCGCTCCAGCTGAGAGGAGCTCCACCACAACACCGTTCACTTCTCGGCTGATCTCACTTCAGGATGTCCTCGGTCGTCTCCAAATTCATCGTCAAGACCCTGTGCGACCACCAGGGCAGTCTGGACTTCGGACAGCTGGACGAGAAGATCTCCCAGAGCTTCACCGTGGCCGAGCAGGTCCTGCGGAGCGTCCTCTTCGACGACGGTAAGATCGCCATCCGGGAGGGCGGACGGAGGCAGGCCGGCGGCCGGTTACTGAGCCCGGACAGTCTGCTGGTGGCTAAAACCGCCCTGAGGCTCTGCCAGCAGAAACCCGGAGGGTGTGGCGGCTGCGAAGCGTTACACCTGTGCAGGTATTTGGTCTGCGGAGACTGCACGTTCGGGTAAGAGGccctctgctgtgctgcattTGGAGGCTTTACACTGTAGTGGTGatacagtgagagagaaagtttCCCAAACTGTCGATGAATGTGTGCGAACAAACCACAGAGGCGACTTATTAAGGTGACAGCAATGGGAGCAAAGTTGTAAACTTGAACCTAGAAGAACCctttctcctttaagtaaagAATTATGGGGGATATGAAACAGACTAAATAGATCATAATGAACACAGCTCTAAACTTATTTACAGAGTTACTGCCCCTACTGTCcaacatctgaaatgttaaatatacatACACTGTATGTCACAGCATTACTTTTCAAAGCTGTTTCACATTAACTTTTCcataaaatatggtcaggacAGGTTAACTGTGATCTAGGATGGTATTAGAATTGTTAAATAGTTTGAAACGTATCttttaataacagaaacaagctgtttaaaatgaGCTTGTTGTGTTAACACTGGTGTTAATCAGAAAAGGTGTCCAGGGAACACAGGTTGTCACTGgctcacatgactgcaccaggaagtaTAGCagctgtcactgagggacttccTGActtaaattcaaggataaagctgTACAGGGGATTTACCAGGatatttaaaaggtctgtgaGGTTCTTGTGGGTTTTAAAGCCCACACAGGTGTGATCGCTGTCTCACACACCAGTCGTGGGATGAGTCACAGCcaaatgttgttgttgctgtgattGATGACTTAACTTGAATCACAGCTGAGCTCCACCCAACCTGAGGCTGAGAGAAACCACCTGTGAAGTGTGGTGCATGTGCACATTCCCTTGTTAAAGCTGTGGGACATAGTATTTATATCGACTACCTTGCTGTGACATGAACGTATTACATAATAAAATGAAGACATGAACTTCAAGGGTTTATTTGACCAGAAGGTGGCAATAATTTGCCTCCTCTTATGAAGCGATCATTGTTGTCCCAAAATAAACCACCTTGTGCACAATGACACACTGAGAGTGAGCGTGATGGCTTGCATAACCCTGAAGAGACTGGAGGGAGTTACAGTAAGCATTTCACATGAAAGGTGCAGTTTGATTAAATGTCAAGCCGGCTACATACACAGCAGAATGTAATTGTGAAATTCTGTTAATTTTGTcagaaagcacaaaaacagaaacatcaaacCAACCAACTGTAACAGCAACCCAGGACTGTTATTATTAGAAAATATGACAAAGGCATAAAATGCgaaatgctttatttttttcagtttaaccTCACataaaaacccaaaacatgacCATAAAGGTGTGTATGTATGCCCTTGTAGGGTCCATATCCTGGGCGTGTGCCATCAGCAGTAATATAATAGTATTAATATAGTACTTTTTAAATCCTTAGAGGCCTGTATACATTTACAGAAACCAAATGGATACTTGTCAGTATTTACCAGTGAGCACTTCGGTAAAACTGAAAGCgtgtttcatttattctgttattttcaGATTCAAGTGTAAAAATTCCCATAGTCTGGTGTCTCCATACAATGCACTGCTTTTGGATAAGTATGGTCTTCGGGATTTGACGGAGAAACAGCTGTTCCAGCTGTTGCTGCAGAACGACCCCTATCTGCTTCCTGAGGTAGGTTGTACTGGCAAgtggaggacacagaggagggaaTTCAGATCGTCTTGCGGTTATGTACAAAAATTGTGTACATTTCTGTCTAAGCTGtcatatatttttgttgtaatgATGTGGCTTGACCCCTCCAGATCTGCCCACATTACAACAAGGGCGACGGTCTGCACGGTTCCTGCAAGTTCACCACTTCCTGCAACAAGCTTCACGTCTGCCTGCACTATTTCCAGGGTGACTGTAAGTTTGGCTCAAAGTGTAAGAGAGCCCATCATGTGGACGTGCATGGAAAGATCTTCAGGGGATACAGTCAGGAGAATATCCACCACCTTAATGAGATCTACAGGAATAAATTCATCATCATGTGTCAACAGGAGGgacgagctgctgctgttcctggtAAAGAATGAGGACTCgaatttaacattttctcaaCTACATCTAAACAGAGTGGTTGTCAGCTCAgtagattttgtgtgtgtgtctcttctgCAGTGTCGCCAGTAGTGAGAATCCCCACTCAGAAGCCGTCCCTCAGCAACCCTGGATCCCCTACTAGTTCTGCTAGTCCATCAAAACCCATGAGCGACGCTGACAGGAACGAAATCTGcctctttttcatttgcaaacaCTGCAGCTTCAAAGGTAACACGTGAGACTAGAGTCACAGTAACTTCTCAATGCATGTGTGAGGAGGGGATGGTGTTTACGTGCTGACCGCTGTCTGAGGAGTGCCTTCTGTTTCGTTGTTTGCCCCCAGAGAAGTGTGCTCGTGTCCACTGGCACCTTCCTTACAGATGGCAGGTTTTAGGCAGCGACGGTGTGACCTGGAAGGACCTGCCTGATATGGAGGGCATTGAGAAGGCCTACTGTGACCCAGAACGTGACACAAACTGCACGGAGCAACAACCAGCCGCCACCGggattttcagttttttgtcttttcaaaggTGCATGAGTGGAGACACAGACCACAGAGATGTACACACAGTCCTCTCTCTATAGCAACAAGCAGATCTTTAACCATTTATTCGTCTTCTTCCCTTAAGGGAACTTTTGATTTACTTGCGCTGCTTGCTTTCAGCTCCGCACCCCTTGCTGTGCAGTCAGTTGACTTCACGACAATGACATATGAAGGGTCCCCAGTCCGTCGCCTGTCCACTGCCTCGTCTGTCTCAAAGCCCCCTCACTTCATCCTTACAACACAGTGGCTTTGGTACTGGAAGGACGACATCGGGAAATGGCAGGAGTTTGGACAGGTCAGTCACACATGTACGACTAATGCAGCAATGTTCCTGTTTCGTCAGTGGCAAATCTCACTTTAAACTTTTACTTTGTtggctgtttttcctctttaggGTGACGCTTCTGTCACCTCTCAGACTCTGGAGAACATGTACCTGGCAGACAGAGATATAGAGATTCCTTTTAGTGCTGGCACACAGCAGTATACCCTCCACTTCAAAGATGCAAAGGGAGCTCAGCTGATGTATCAGCAGAATCTAAAATACAAAACCAAGAGAGAGGTCAGACGGAGGCCTCGCTTTGTGTCTGCTCATGATGTGCTCATGATGAAGAAGTATGTGTATTTGGAGACTTTGCATCATCCTTGCAATTCTAACACTGCACTTTTGGACTTCACCAGTCAGACACTTGTTCTGCGTGTCTCCTCTGTAGTTCATCGTCATCACACAGCTCTGGCTCCTCcacagctgaaggtttcccCCCCCACTGGGACAAGACTGCTCTACCAGACTTAGGATACAAGGTATTCCTAATTGTGCTTAGTATTTCTGATTTCACTACGCTTTGTTCCTTCTTCAACATTGAATATATATTCATACCTTTCATTAATGACCTGTCTATCTGTGCTGTGCTCTCATCTTTCAGCTCGTTCTTCTCTCCAAATCTGCGAAGGAGTATGATATGATTGAGATGTTGTTTAAGCGCACCATGCCCCAGGGCAAACTTAAGAGCATCCAAAGGATCCAGAACCCCTCTCTGTGGAAGGTTTTTcaatggtaaaaaaaacaacttttggttttggttcactctctgACAACTTAAACTGTGGCAGGTAGATGTTCCACAGCAGACAGATGTAGTCAGTGACTAGCTGTTGAGTGTAGTGGAGGATTTAGCAGCTAAGagtcagatatttttctcaggagttggtagagtCCAAAAGCAGAGTATAAAATcccaaaactaaaaaacaacTGATTTAATTAGTTGCACCTCAGTTATGTTTTctatattgtgtgttttcaggcagaAGGAGCAGATGAAGGCGAGGAACGGAGGGAGAGCTGTGAATGAGCAGTACTTGTTCCACGGGACAGATGAGTCCCTGATTGAGGCCATCTGTGAGCAAAACTTTGACTGGAGGATGTGTGGTGTCCACGGTACGGCCTACGGCAAAGGTACAGCCTGACAGCTTCAGCAGCCACTACAGTGACACCATGAATATACAG includes these proteins:
- the parp12a gene encoding protein mono-ADP-ribosyltransferase PARP12, whose product is MSSVVSKFIVKTLCDHQGSLDFGQLDEKISQSFTVAEQVLRSVLFDDGKIAIREGGRRQAGGRLLSPDSLLVAKTALRLCQQKPGGCGGCEALHLCRYLVCGDCTFGFKCKNSHSLVSPYNALLLDKYGLRDLTEKQLFQLLLQNDPYLLPEICPHYNKGDGLHGSCKFTTSCNKLHVCLHYFQGDCKFGSKCKRAHHVDVHGKIFRGYSQENIHHLNEIYRNKFIIMCQQEGRAAAVPVSPVVRIPTQKPSLSNPGSPTSSASPSKPMSDADRNEICLFFICKHCSFKEKCARVHWHLPYRWQVLGSDGVTWKDLPDMEGIEKAYCDPERDTNCTEQQPAATGIFSFLSFQSSAPLAVQSVDFTTMTYEGSPVRRLSTASSVSKPPHFILTTQWLWYWKDDIGKWQEFGQGDASVTSQTLENMYLADRDIEIPFSAGTQQYTLHFKDAKGAQLMYQQNLKYKTKREVRRRPRFVSAHDVLMMKNSSSSHSSGSSTAEGFPPHWDKTALPDLGYKLVLLSKSAKEYDMIEMLFKRTMPQGKLKSIQRIQNPSLWKVFQWQKEQMKARNGGRAVNEQYLFHGTDESLIEAICEQNFDWRMCGVHGTAYGKGSYFARDASYSDRYARAKGNLNKIMFAALILVGEYVRGNSSYARPPAKRNNRTLYDSCVDKENDPSIYVIFEKQQIYPEYLINYS
- the cfap263 gene encoding cilia- and flagella-associated protein 263: MEDEPSPREEKGKEVTQEDKELLYNQVEELKCSYAALLAENDMFERFISRMDPQDLVSQTGGDAGASQLEGGVRGRRRRSRGNISDRPQQLTLEQKLYLAQREVTETQQDQEKLKQRYERIQDNCKASLKEAELRLTEIRKAKNEFECRLLKPMKDNRLEMKEPERVLQYIEDKSKIAQLERFNLKNQALKAHEKKLQLQLQQKKETGKSEYEEIFQEYNEPRIDKNPDELKVNQLKVQRVLSSHKEKLQIVTQESTELSNDITKRKQMLAKIDEEIQHVEEECLKAEALNKHLRRQMTDYQAPGITEYMNVKDRHKKLQQSIHTWERKVGIAEMALKTQTKAWSTQRATLTPANSADTGAGARSEVHQRPVKLPYIAEHSA